From Pirellulales bacterium, one genomic window encodes:
- a CDS encoding ADP-ribosylation factor-directed GTPase activating protein isoform b: MLSSFLNRRLSFAALVLFAAVSGCSKDTAPPAQTFNVNLSSPNELRDRIDALVDYTLNNRTLNTRDHNAWQIVHGILPYGRDFKIERISPDGKSELIGALDWILQGGALNGWTLRPGEKGIIAVVDPGSMSAQGHPDQWIGYLSQCGVKLDDKVLVQGQEYTIGDIAKQAEWDIYPGMEACWTLMSFSTFFPYDHTWVNRDGEKWTMERLEGMEADAPIVGEKASCGGTHRLYGMTVGLNGYMEQAGKTSDQLTGGWLKGYKVIQDSIRKAREYQQPDGNFSTGFFARPGSSPDVKVTLHATGHTLEWLDVALTKEQLQEPWVTAAVNRLCQLLEDNANRELDCGALYHAARGLKLYREKVFGPRGSESPIVARAPADSHGDSIKPAATTAANQPVDDAAPAPPPGLSSEK, encoded by the coding sequence ATGTTATCTTCCTTTTTGAATCGCCGGTTAAGTTTTGCTGCACTTGTGCTGTTTGCCGCTGTGAGCGGTTGCTCGAAAGATACGGCTCCGCCGGCCCAAACCTTTAACGTCAATCTTTCCTCGCCCAATGAGCTGCGCGATCGCATCGACGCCCTGGTCGACTACACGCTGAACAATCGCACGCTGAACACTCGCGATCATAACGCCTGGCAAATTGTGCACGGCATTTTGCCGTATGGCCGCGATTTCAAAATCGAACGCATTTCGCCCGATGGCAAAAGCGAGCTAATCGGCGCGCTGGATTGGATTTTGCAAGGGGGCGCCCTGAACGGCTGGACGCTGCGGCCCGGCGAAAAAGGCATTATTGCCGTGGTCGATCCCGGCTCGATGTCGGCGCAAGGGCACCCCGATCAGTGGATCGGCTACCTTTCGCAGTGCGGCGTGAAGCTGGACGACAAAGTCTTGGTGCAGGGCCAGGAATACACGATTGGCGACATTGCCAAACAGGCCGAGTGGGATATTTACCCCGGCATGGAAGCTTGCTGGACGCTCATGTCGTTCAGCACATTCTTTCCGTACGATCACACCTGGGTGAATAGAGACGGCGAAAAGTGGACCATGGAACGGCTGGAGGGAATGGAAGCCGATGCACCCATCGTCGGCGAAAAGGCTTCCTGCGGCGGCACGCACCGCCTGTACGGCATGACCGTCGGCTTGAACGGCTACATGGAACAGGCCGGCAAAACGTCCGATCAACTGACCGGCGGCTGGCTGAAGGGTTACAAGGTAATTCAAGACAGCATCCGCAAAGCGCGTGAATATCAGCAGCCCGACGGCAACTTTTCGACCGGCTTTTTCGCCCGCCCGGGCAGCTCCCCCGACGTGAAAGTTACCCTGCACGCCACCGGCCACACGCTGGAATGGCTGGATGTGGCGCTCACCAAAGAGCAATTGCAGGAACCGTGGGTAACGGCGGCGGTGAACCGCTTGTGCCAACTGCTGGAAGATAACGCCAACCGCGAGCTGGATTGCGGCGCACTGTACCACGCCGCCCGCGGTTTGAAGCTGTACCGCGAAAAAGTGTTTGGCCCCCGCGGCAGTGAATCGCCCATCGTGGCCCGGGCTCCGGCCGATTCGCACGGCGATTCGATTAAGCCGGCCGCCACCACCGCTGCCAACCAGCCGGTGGACGATGCAGCCCCGGCCCCACCGCCGGGCCTGTCTTCCGAAAAGTAA
- a CDS encoding PA0069 family radical SAM protein — MQPPQKPLTPAIGRGAQIEPPNRFEKVRTQADWEQLEHDELAAQDQRRIPTQFFPDKTCSLITHNDSPDIPFVHSINPYRGCEHGCAYCYARPGHEYLGMNAGLDFETKVLYKPDAARLLRAELCKPSWKGTEVIAMSGVTDCYQPAERRLKVTRSCLEVLVEARQAFGLITKNALVLRDLDLLAPHAKQNMCAVNISVTTLDADLARDLEPRTSPPAARLRAIKELSSAGVPVRASVAPVIPGLTDVEIPSILEAVAAAGACGAGWQMLRLPWAVRPIFEDWLARNRPLQRDRVIARIKDVRGGKMNDYQFGRRMRGQGEYADGIAHTFRIFRQKFGLDRDIPPLDTTQFRRPRSPDGQLTLF; from the coding sequence ATGCAGCCACCCCAGAAACCGCTGACGCCTGCCATTGGCCGGGGCGCCCAAATCGAGCCGCCCAACCGGTTCGAAAAGGTACGCACCCAGGCCGATTGGGAACAACTGGAACATGACGAGCTGGCCGCGCAGGACCAGCGCCGCATTCCTACGCAATTTTTCCCCGACAAAACCTGCAGCCTGATTACCCATAACGACAGCCCCGATATTCCGTTCGTCCACAGCATCAACCCTTATCGCGGCTGCGAGCATGGCTGTGCTTATTGTTATGCCCGCCCCGGCCATGAATACCTGGGCATGAACGCCGGTCTCGATTTTGAAACCAAGGTGCTGTACAAGCCCGATGCCGCCCGCCTGCTCCGCGCCGAACTGTGCAAGCCTTCCTGGAAGGGCACAGAAGTGATCGCCATGTCGGGCGTGACCGATTGTTATCAACCGGCCGAGCGCCGCCTGAAAGTCACCCGTTCCTGCCTGGAGGTTCTAGTCGAAGCGCGCCAAGCGTTTGGCCTGATTACCAAAAATGCCCTGGTATTGCGCGATCTCGATCTGCTGGCTCCCCATGCCAAGCAAAACATGTGCGCTGTCAACATCAGCGTTACCACGCTGGACGCCGATTTGGCGCGGGACCTGGAGCCGCGCACCAGTCCGCCTGCCGCCAGGCTTCGCGCAATTAAGGAACTTTCCTCGGCCGGGGTGCCGGTTCGGGCATCCGTGGCTCCGGTCATTCCCGGCCTTACCGATGTAGAAATTCCCTCCATTTTGGAAGCCGTCGCCGCCGCAGGAGCTTGTGGCGCCGGTTGGCAAATGCTGCGGCTACCCTGGGCGGTGCGACCCATTTTTGAAGATTGGCTGGCACGCAATCGGCCGTTGCAGCGAGACCGCGTGATCGCGCGGATTAAAGATGTTCGCGGCGGCAAAATGAACGATTACCAATTCGGCCGCCGCATGCGCGGCCAAGGGGAATATGCGGACGGCATCGCGCACACTTTCCGCATTTTTCGACAAAAGTTTGGCCTGGATCGCGATATTCCGCCGCTGGACACCACGCAATTCCGCCGTCCCCGCTCGCCCGATGGCCAACTCACGTTGTTTTAG
- a CDS encoding replication-associated recombination protein A, with protein sequence MSLFAAAEAENRRQAQPLAARMRPKSLDEFVGQEHFLGEGKLLRRLLQADRLGSVIFYGPPGTGKTTLAHLLATASHSKFQSMSAVTSGVKELREVLDSARDRLATSGQRTLLFIDEIHRFNRAQQDVLLPDVEEGVVILVGATTQNPFFALTSALVSRSRIFEFKPLSIEHIKTILKRTLANSQRGLGNENVQLEEDALQFLAEVSDGDARRALGALEVGVLSSPQRPLRFTQALAAESVQRKAVEYDASGDAHYDAASALIKSIRGSDPDAAIYWLARMLEGGEEVRFLTRRLVILASEDVGNADPQALPLAVAAMQACEFVGLPECQLTLAQAVTYLACAPKSNAATLAIGEAVHDVREGRLLPVPVQLRDKHYSGADRLGHGQGYEYSHNAPDAVAAQDYLGVEREYYRPVERGFEKELQQRLEKIRAKLREAKAKDSV encoded by the coding sequence ATGTCTCTTTTTGCCGCCGCGGAAGCCGAAAATCGTCGCCAGGCACAGCCGCTGGCCGCGCGGATGCGGCCGAAATCGCTGGACGAGTTTGTCGGCCAGGAACATTTTCTGGGGGAAGGAAAATTGCTCCGGCGGTTGCTCCAGGCCGATCGGCTGGGCTCGGTCATTTTTTACGGCCCGCCGGGAACTGGCAAAACGACGCTGGCCCATCTGTTGGCCACGGCCAGCCACAGCAAGTTCCAATCGATGAGCGCCGTCACCAGCGGCGTGAAAGAATTGCGCGAAGTGTTGGATTCAGCCCGCGACCGATTAGCCACCAGCGGCCAGCGGACGCTGCTGTTCATCGACGAAATTCATCGCTTCAATCGGGCCCAGCAAGATGTGCTGTTGCCCGACGTGGAAGAAGGAGTGGTAATTTTGGTCGGCGCGACGACGCAGAATCCGTTTTTTGCACTTACCAGCGCCTTGGTCAGCCGCAGCCGCATTTTCGAGTTCAAGCCGCTGTCGATTGAGCACATCAAAACGATCTTGAAGCGGACGCTGGCCAATTCGCAGCGTGGCCTGGGAAATGAAAATGTGCAATTGGAAGAGGACGCGCTGCAATTTCTGGCCGAAGTCAGCGATGGCGACGCCCGCCGGGCGCTGGGCGCGCTGGAAGTGGGAGTGCTTTCCTCGCCGCAGCGGCCGCTCCGGTTTACGCAGGCGCTGGCCGCGGAATCGGTGCAGCGCAAAGCCGTTGAATACGATGCCAGTGGCGATGCTCATTACGATGCCGCCAGCGCGCTCATTAAAAGCATTCGCGGCAGCGATCCGGACGCGGCCATTTACTGGCTGGCCCGGATGCTGGAAGGGGGCGAAGAAGTGCGGTTTCTCACGCGGCGGTTAGTGATTTTGGCCAGCGAAGATGTGGGCAATGCCGATCCGCAGGCGCTCCCCCTGGCCGTGGCCGCCATGCAGGCCTGCGAATTTGTCGGGTTGCCGGAATGTCAATTAACGCTGGCGCAGGCTGTCACGTATTTGGCCTGTGCTCCCAAAAGCAACGCCGCCACACTGGCCATTGGCGAAGCGGTGCATGATGTGCGCGAAGGCCGGCTGTTGCCGGTGCCCGTGCAATTGCGCGACAAGCATTACTCTGGCGCCGACCGATTGGGGCACGGCCAAGGTTACGAGTATTCGCACAATGCGCCTGACGCCGTTGCCGCGCAAGATTATTTGGGCGTGGAGCGCGAGTATTATCGCCCCGTCGAGCGCGGATTTGAAAAAGAATTGCAGCAGCGACTGGAAAAAATTCGGGCCAAGCTGCGCGAAGCGAAGGCCAAAGATTCCGTATAA
- the glyA gene encoding serine hydroxymethyltransferase, translating to MNFVEQEDPEVWAAIDAEAQRQQDGLEMIASENYVSPAVMQAVGSVLTNKYAEGYPGKRYYGGCEHVDVVEELARNRVKQLFGAEHANVQPHSGSQANFAVYLSAIQPGDTVLGLDLAHGGHLTHGMKLNISGILYHFVPYGVTSDTNRLDFDQVARLAREHKPKLIVAGASAYPREIPHGKFAEIAREVGAKLFVDMAHYAGLVAAGLHDNPVPVADFVTSTTHKTLRGPRAGLVLCKSQYAKDVDRSVFPGLQGGPLMHVIAGKAICFGEALKPEFKVYAQRIIDNAKALAEALMKENLRLVSGGTDNHLMLVDVTSLGIGGKLAETALDKAGITVNKNMIPYDQRKPMDPSGVRIGTPALTTRGMGPDEMRTIAAWILRALRAANDEAKLADIRGEVSELCQQFPVPAARLGAI from the coding sequence ATGAATTTTGTCGAACAGGAAGATCCCGAGGTTTGGGCCGCCATCGATGCCGAAGCCCAGCGGCAACAAGACGGCCTGGAAATGATTGCCAGCGAAAACTACGTGAGTCCGGCGGTCATGCAGGCGGTGGGCAGTGTGCTCACCAACAAATATGCGGAGGGTTATCCTGGCAAGCGCTACTACGGCGGCTGCGAGCATGTCGATGTGGTGGAAGAGCTGGCCCGCAATCGCGTCAAACAACTATTTGGCGCGGAGCACGCCAATGTTCAGCCGCACTCGGGAAGCCAGGCAAATTTCGCCGTGTATCTTTCGGCCATCCAGCCGGGCGACACGGTGTTGGGCTTGGATCTGGCTCACGGCGGCCATTTGACTCATGGCATGAAGCTGAATATTTCCGGCATACTGTATCACTTTGTTCCTTATGGCGTGACGAGCGACACCAACCGGCTGGATTTCGATCAAGTGGCCCGACTGGCACGCGAACATAAGCCCAAGCTAATTGTCGCCGGCGCCAGCGCGTATCCGCGGGAAATTCCGCACGGAAAGTTTGCTGAAATCGCCCGCGAAGTGGGCGCAAAGCTGTTCGTCGACATGGCCCATTACGCCGGGTTGGTGGCGGCCGGATTGCACGATAATCCTGTGCCAGTGGCCGATTTTGTCACCAGCACGACCCACAAAACACTGCGCGGGCCGCGCGCCGGTCTCGTTCTGTGCAAATCGCAATACGCCAAAGATGTCGATCGCAGCGTTTTCCCTGGCCTGCAAGGCGGACCGCTGATGCACGTGATTGCGGGCAAGGCCATTTGTTTTGGCGAGGCGCTGAAGCCGGAATTCAAAGTTTATGCCCAGCGAATTATTGATAACGCCAAAGCACTGGCCGAGGCCTTGATGAAAGAAAACCTGCGACTCGTTAGCGGCGGCACCGACAACCATTTGATGTTAGTCGACGTCACCAGCCTGGGCATCGGCGGCAAGTTGGCCGAAACGGCGCTCGACAAGGCGGGCATCACCGTGAACAAAAATATGATTCCTTACGACCAGCGCAAGCCGATGGATCCCTCTGGCGTGCGCATTGGCACTCCGGCCCTTACCACCCGCGGCATGGGTCCGGACGAAATGCGAACCATTGCCGCCTGGATACTCCGGGCTTTGCGCGCGGCCAACGACGAGGCCAAGCTCGCCGACATCCGCGGCGAAGTGAGCGAGCTGTGCCAACAGTTTCCCGTGCCCGCCGCACGGTTAGGCGCAATATAA
- a CDS encoding DUF488 family protein, with protein MPPKTAMAAHVVTYKIGSPRKKSEGLRIGTVRLLPRGLPKREYTRRNLFDVWLPLVAPSRELLAAYKDGKKTPQQFFRAYRAEMQRPEAKHTVALLAAISRHTPIAIGCYCEDESRCHRSVLIQLIRAAE; from the coding sequence ATGCCGCCTAAAACCGCCATGGCTGCGCACGTTGTCACCTACAAAATTGGCTCGCCGCGAAAAAAGAGCGAAGGCTTGCGCATTGGCACGGTGCGGTTGTTGCCGCGGGGCTTGCCTAAGCGTGAATACACCCGCCGCAACCTGTTCGACGTGTGGCTTCCGCTTGTGGCGCCCAGCCGAGAACTGCTGGCCGCCTACAAAGATGGTAAAAAAACGCCGCAGCAATTTTTTCGCGCCTACCGGGCCGAAATGCAGCGACCCGAGGCGAAGCACACCGTTGCGTTGCTGGCGGCCATCAGCCGTCACACGCCGATCGCCATTGGCTGCTATTGCGAAGATGAAAGCCGCTGCCATCGCTCGGTATTGATTCAACTGATTCGCGCGGCCGAGTGA
- a CDS encoding DEAD/DEAH box helicase has protein sequence MTATSVLDTSIRFDQLNLSSTMLAALAAAEYSQPTAIQAGLIPRALAGVDVLGQARTGTGKTAAFAIPILEQLDLGKKHSGPQALVLVPTRELAVQVREEVVKLAHGRKAHVVAVYGGKPIRAQIEKLHRGVEVVVGTPGRVLDHLARGTLELRDLKIVVLDEADRMLDIGFRPDIEKILRRCPQSRQTLLLSATVPPPVERLGKRYMRDPEILNFSPKDVAVETIEQFYFTVDANRKFELLEKLVQREQPRQAIIFCRTKRGTEKVYQRLSKKLSDAATIHGDLHQGARDRVMAAFRAGEVRYLVATDVVGRGIDVSGISHIINYDLPQFCDDYVHRVGRTGRMGREGVAYSFVTPEEGSELTRIEMRINRLLKRDDMPGISTVGKPADTSGIPSHSGPVEWKPGGWGGANAAEDAASAPEKNAETIADAPSTPAAPARPAGKRYRRAL, from the coding sequence GTGACGGCAACCAGTGTGCTGGATACATCGATCCGATTTGACCAGCTAAATCTTTCTTCCACGATGCTGGCGGCTTTGGCCGCCGCAGAGTATTCGCAACCTACGGCCATTCAGGCCGGGTTAATTCCACGTGCTTTGGCCGGCGTTGACGTGCTGGGTCAGGCCCGCACCGGCACCGGCAAAACCGCCGCGTTTGCCATTCCGATTTTGGAACAGCTCGACCTGGGGAAAAAACATTCCGGCCCACAAGCGCTGGTGCTGGTGCCGACGCGCGAGCTGGCAGTGCAAGTGCGCGAAGAAGTCGTCAAGCTGGCGCACGGCCGTAAAGCGCACGTTGTGGCCGTGTACGGCGGCAAGCCGATCCGCGCACAAATCGAAAAACTTCACCGTGGCGTGGAAGTGGTCGTCGGCACGCCGGGCCGAGTGCTGGACCATTTGGCCCGCGGCACGTTGGAGCTGCGCGATTTGAAAATCGTGGTGTTGGACGAAGCCGACCGCATGTTGGATATCGGCTTTCGCCCCGATATTGAAAAAATTCTTCGTCGCTGTCCGCAATCGCGACAAACGCTGTTGCTTTCGGCCACGGTGCCACCGCCCGTGGAACGGCTGGGCAAGCGTTACATGCGCGATCCGGAAATTTTGAATTTCTCGCCCAAAGACGTGGCGGTGGAAACCATCGAGCAATTTTATTTCACCGTGGACGCCAATCGCAAATTTGAACTGTTGGAAAAACTGGTCCAGCGCGAACAGCCGCGGCAAGCAATTATCTTTTGCCGCACCAAACGGGGCACCGAAAAAGTTTACCAACGGCTTTCCAAAAAGCTTTCCGATGCCGCCACCATTCACGGCGATTTGCATCAGGGAGCGCGCGACCGAGTCATGGCAGCCTTTCGCGCCGGCGAAGTGCGCTACCTCGTGGCCACCGACGTCGTCGGCCGCGGCATCGATGTTTCCGGCATTTCGCACATCATCAATTACGATTTGCCCCAGTTTTGCGACGATTACGTGCATCGAGTCGGCCGGACCGGCCGCATGGGGCGCGAAGGCGTGGCCTATTCCTTCGTTACGCCCGAGGAAGGAAGCGAGCTGACACGCATTGAAATGCGCATCAACCGCTTGCTGAAGCGCGACGACATGCCCGGCATTTCGACCGTCGGCAAACCAGCCGATACTTCGGGCATTCCCTCCCATAGCGGCCCGGTGGAATGGAAACCCGGCGGCTGGGGCGGCGCCAACGCTGCGGAGGATGCAGCCAGCGCTCCGGAAAAAAATGCCGAAACAATTGCCGATGCGCCGTCGACTCCTGCTGCTCCGGCCCGCCCGGCCGGCAAGCGCTATCGCCGGGCGCTATAA
- a CDS encoding pyridoxal phosphate-dependent aminotransferase — MGMQISKIVSALEPSATLTMAAKAKELTAVGKKVYDFSVGEPDFNTPQHICAAADAAMAAGHTHYTVASGIAELKKAIVKSYKERTGVDYTPAQVVVSNGAKHSLHNVFAALCNPGDEVIIPAPYWVSYAELVKLTGAKPVIVETPETNDFKLTPSQLQAAITPRTTMLLICSPSNPTGSVYTPEELGALADIVLARGLYVVSDEIYEHLIYGNHRFVSFPTVRPGLAERTVVVNGVSKSYAMTGWRIGWTLSPANVAKAMGDLQSQQTSNPCSVSQYAAVAALEGPQQCVSEMLAEFSARRNFVRSRLARIPGVSVPEMAGAFYAFVNIKQHLGGTYGGVKCSNSAQWCLALLEQQNVGTVMGSAFGAEGYIRISYAASMADLENGLDRMAAFIAGANR, encoded by the coding sequence ATGGGGATGCAGATTTCAAAGATCGTTTCGGCCCTGGAGCCTTCGGCCACGTTAACGATGGCCGCCAAGGCCAAGGAACTCACCGCGGTTGGAAAAAAGGTGTACGACTTCAGCGTGGGCGAGCCCGATTTCAACACGCCGCAGCACATCTGCGCCGCAGCCGATGCCGCGATGGCGGCCGGCCACACGCATTACACCGTGGCCAGCGGAATTGCGGAGCTGAAAAAAGCGATCGTCAAATCATACAAAGAGCGCACCGGCGTGGATTACACTCCTGCCCAGGTCGTTGTTTCCAACGGCGCCAAGCATTCGCTGCACAATGTTTTTGCCGCTTTGTGCAACCCCGGGGATGAAGTCATTATTCCCGCCCCCTATTGGGTCAGCTATGCGGAGTTGGTGAAACTGACCGGCGCCAAGCCCGTGATTGTGGAAACGCCCGAGACGAACGATTTCAAACTGACGCCCTCCCAATTGCAGGCTGCAATCACGCCGCGCACGACGATGCTGTTGATTTGCTCGCCCAGCAATCCCACCGGCAGCGTTTACACGCCGGAAGAATTAGGCGCGCTAGCCGACATTGTATTGGCACGCGGCCTGTACGTGGTGAGCGACGAGATTTACGAGCATCTCATTTATGGCAATCATCGCTTTGTTAGCTTTCCCACCGTCCGCCCGGGCTTGGCGGAGCGCACCGTGGTGGTGAACGGCGTGAGTAAATCGTACGCCATGACCGGGTGGCGAATTGGCTGGACGCTGTCGCCGGCCAACGTCGCCAAAGCGATGGGCGATTTGCAAAGCCAACAAACTTCCAATCCGTGCAGCGTCAGCCAGTATGCGGCCGTGGCGGCACTGGAAGGACCGCAACAATGCGTGAGCGAAATGCTCGCAGAATTTTCCGCGCGGCGGAATTTTGTGCGTAGCCGGCTGGCACGAATTCCCGGCGTTAGCGTTCCCGAAATGGCCGGCGCGTTTTATGCTTTCGTGAACATCAAACAACATTTGGGCGGCACTTACGGCGGCGTAAAGTGCAGCAATTCGGCCCAGTGGTGCTTGGCGCTGTTGGAACAGCAAAACGTGGGGACGGTCATGGGCTCGGCGTTTGGGGCCGAAGGGTACATTCGCATTTCCTACGCAGCCAGCATGGCCGATCTGGAAAATGGCTTAGACCGCATGGCGGCATTTATTGCCGGAGCCAATCGGTAA
- a CDS encoding RNA polymerase sigma factor — translation MFHLSDAAAMNDLDVGQIAELYLPRLHRAALILTGNPWDADDLTQEAFLILSREMSRFGRRSSIYTWLYGILLNLDRNRRRRGALRRNKLRVLWNSESNVEKSAPPAETSLEASEWKRSLWSLVADLPTAQRHALALRFSAQLPYDEIAEVLGCPVGTVKSRIFHGVASLREKMLAENRSGTAVRQPQQKDVHHAI, via the coding sequence ATGTTCCACTTGTCGGATGCCGCTGCGATGAACGATCTGGACGTGGGCCAAATCGCCGAGTTGTATTTGCCGCGGCTGCATCGAGCTGCCTTAATTCTGACCGGCAATCCGTGGGATGCTGACGACCTGACGCAGGAAGCCTTTTTGATTCTATCGCGAGAAATGTCTCGCTTCGGGCGTCGCAGCAGCATTTACACTTGGCTGTACGGAATTTTGTTGAATTTGGATCGCAACCGCCGGCGGCGCGGCGCTTTGCGACGAAACAAGCTGCGCGTGCTGTGGAACAGCGAAAGCAATGTTGAAAAATCGGCGCCACCGGCCGAAACCTCCCTAGAAGCCAGCGAATGGAAGCGCAGCCTGTGGAGCCTCGTAGCCGATTTGCCCACTGCACAAAGGCATGCCTTGGCCTTGCGCTTCAGCGCCCAATTGCCGTACGACGAAATCGCCGAGGTGCTCGGGTGCCCCGTGGGAACCGTTAAGTCGCGCATTTTTCACGGCGTGGCAAGCTTACGCGAAAAAATGTTGGCCGAAAATCGCTCCGGTACCGCAGTGAGGCAGCCGCAGCAGAAAGACGTGCATCATGCCATCTAA
- the glgA gene encoding glycogen synthase GlgA: MRIVLATSEAVPFAKTGGLADVCGALPLELQRQGHQVAVIMPAYRCVFQAGVSIEPTGISLNIPIGRNAMAGRLLRGRFPGSDVPIYFVEQPHYFDRDGLYQIGGKDYPDNCERFVFLSRAVLEAVRLLELDVDIFHCNDWQTGLVPAYHKIEYRATKQFQRAASLITVHNLSYQGTFWHWDMLLTGLDWKYFNWHQMEFYGNLNLLKTGLVFADAINTVSPRYADEIQTAPLGCGLEGVLQQRRSVLSGIVNGVDYSQWNPEIDSNIAAKYGPANVREGKAKCRAALQQEFGLPRDSSEAPIVAFVGRLAEQKGIDLIVPTIAEWVQSTNVQWVILGTGDPKYQEQLQTLAQRHRQRVAVKFEFSERLAHIIEAGADMFLMPSRFEPCGLSQLYSLKYGTVPVVRATGGLVDSVTNTTDETLAAGTATGFSFHDYSAFALSETLRRAVGLFAKPDVWSKIVAKGMQQDWSWGRSAREYSALYQRTVTKVRSGEAAKI, encoded by the coding sequence GTGAGAATTGTATTGGCCACCAGTGAGGCGGTTCCCTTCGCCAAAACCGGCGGGTTGGCCGATGTTTGCGGCGCGCTGCCTTTAGAGCTGCAGCGCCAGGGACACCAGGTAGCCGTCATCATGCCGGCGTATCGCTGCGTGTTTCAGGCCGGCGTGTCGATTGAACCGACCGGCATTTCGCTGAATATTCCCATCGGCCGTAACGCAATGGCTGGGCGGCTGCTCCGCGGGCGTTTTCCCGGCTCGGATGTGCCCATTTATTTTGTGGAACAGCCACACTATTTCGACCGCGACGGCTTGTATCAGATCGGCGGCAAAGATTACCCCGACAATTGTGAACGGTTTGTGTTCCTCAGCCGCGCCGTGTTGGAAGCGGTTCGATTGTTGGAATTGGATGTCGACATTTTCCATTGCAACGATTGGCAAACCGGCTTGGTGCCGGCTTATCACAAAATCGAATATCGCGCAACGAAACAATTCCAACGGGCGGCATCGCTCATCACCGTTCATAATTTGTCGTATCAAGGAACTTTTTGGCATTGGGATATGCTGCTGACGGGGCTGGATTGGAAGTATTTCAACTGGCACCAAATGGAGTTCTACGGCAATTTGAATTTGCTCAAAACCGGGCTGGTGTTTGCCGATGCCATCAACACGGTTAGCCCGCGCTATGCGGACGAAATTCAAACGGCGCCGCTGGGTTGCGGCCTGGAAGGCGTGTTGCAACAGCGGCGGAGCGTGCTTAGCGGAATTGTTAACGGCGTTGATTACTCGCAGTGGAATCCGGAAATCGATTCCAACATTGCTGCGAAGTATGGTCCGGCGAACGTTCGGGAAGGCAAAGCCAAATGCCGGGCTGCACTGCAGCAGGAGTTTGGCCTGCCGCGCGATAGTAGCGAAGCTCCCATCGTGGCGTTTGTAGGACGATTGGCCGAGCAAAAGGGAATCGATCTCATCGTGCCTACCATTGCCGAATGGGTGCAATCAACCAATGTGCAGTGGGTGATTTTGGGAACCGGCGATCCGAAATATCAAGAACAGTTGCAAACGCTGGCCCAGCGGCATCGGCAAAGAGTCGCCGTGAAATTCGAATTCTCCGAACGGTTGGCGCACATCATCGAAGCCGGGGCAGATATGTTCCTCATGCCCAGCCGTTTCGAGCCTTGTGGTCTGAGCCAGCTTTACAGTCTGAAATATGGTACGGTTCCGGTCGTGCGTGCCACGGGGGGCTTGGTCGATAGCGTGACCAACACCACCGACGAAACCTTGGCCGCCGGCACGGCCACGGGCTTCAGCTTCCACGATTACAGTGCCTTCGCCTTGAGTGAAACACTTCGCCGGGCCGTGGGCTTGTTCGCCAAACCGGACGTGTGGAGTAAGATCGTCGCCAAGGGCATGCAGCAAGATTGGTCCTGGGGCCGCAGCGCGCGGGAATATTCCGCTTTATACCAGCGCACTGTCACCAAGGTTCGCAGCGGCGAAGCGGCAAAGATTTAG
- a CDS encoding DinB family protein → MDAFIADINHDFQRHKRLADAALAELADDAFFRKPGEVVNPVALIVKHLGGNLLSRWTDFLSTDGEKSTRNRDSEFVLTPQDTRAALMQRWEAGWSALLGTLHSLHDADLGKTITIRGEAHTVQQALIRGLTHAAYHTGQILYLARLFNPTGTWQTVAPGQSSSHQAAYRKS, encoded by the coding sequence ATGGATGCTTTCATCGCGGATATCAACCACGATTTTCAGCGTCACAAGCGCTTGGCCGATGCAGCACTCGCGGAACTGGCCGATGACGCGTTCTTCCGTAAGCCCGGTGAAGTTGTCAACCCTGTGGCACTGATCGTTAAACATTTAGGCGGAAATTTGCTGTCGCGCTGGACCGACTTTCTCTCGACCGACGGTGAGAAGTCTACCCGCAATCGAGATTCGGAATTCGTTCTCACTCCGCAAGACACCCGTGCTGCACTCATGCAGCGCTGGGAAGCCGGCTGGTCGGCCTTGCTTGGCACTCTCCACTCGCTTCACGATGCCGACCTCGGAAAAACGATTACCATCCGTGGCGAAGCGCATACCGTCCAGCAAGCGCTAATTCGCGGGCTCACCCACGCCGCTTATCACACCGGCCAAATCTTATATCTGGCCCGATTATTCAATCCGACCGGGACTTGGCAGACCGTCGCGCCCGGCCAAAGCAGCAGCCATCAAGCTGCGTATCGGAAAAGTTGA